GTTGGCACTCATATAAAGCAACTAATTACCATGGAAACTACAGCCAGTTGAACATGTTGACTTTACATTCAGCCCACATCATGAATTCTCTGAGCATGGAATTCTGGGAATTCTTAAATCTCAATATGACATTGAAATCTCAAagtgtacagttgaaaacattccaaaacaactctggaaaggtgactctgcagacctactgatcacaaccagagattccaaaggaaaacaagtcatcccaaaacaacaagtgaaagccaaggtaagaaaacctgatgcatcatgggaagacatcaatgtagctgataacagagatggtacacacagagttacagtggctggacaattggatggaaaatatcaagttaccatgacaataggagatcaaccaataccaggctgtcctgtcatcatacctgtcatcaaaggattggTGAAGACCATTGGCAGTAAAGGAAGTGCTGAGGGACAGTACAACAATCCCAGGAGTGTGGCcataaacaaagacagagacattgtcacTGCAGATAGGGACAATAATAGGTTGCAGATAATCACCAGAGAGGGAAATTTTAAGAAATGCTTGAAATTCAAACAGTTTAAGAAGCCTTTCACACCATGTGATATAGCTATATCAAGTGATAATACATACTATAGTTTAGATAATAACAATAAgcaagtagttgtcagtgatgagaatggacatgtcatcagatgctttggacaaaatgagttgaaaGATCCATATGGTATTGGGATTAGTCCTGTAGATGGCAATGTCTATGTGACAGACAGGGGTGGGCATTGTGTCAGGGTTTATACACAACATGGCAAATATCTCAGATCATTTGGGTCAAAAGCTAAAGGTACAGGGCAATTCAATGGTCCCTGGGGTGTAGTCATTTCAAGTACTGGAATGGTATTTGTAGCAGACTACTATAACAAGCGTATCCAGGTATTCAATGCACatgaccagtatttgtattcctttgattgtCAGAGTGGGGATGGTAAGATGAGATACCCCATAGGAAtagcaattgaaaatgataaatatgtctatGTTACTACTGATAACCCTAGTAGTCTACTGAAGTTTGAGAGTAGTGGTAAGTTTGTTTGTCGTATTGATAGTAATAGGGATGGCCTGAAAGATCCAAGTGGTCTGgcactgacagatgatgtaccTTGCAGGGTCTTGTGGCAGATTGGGAAAACAACTGCATCAAGGTGTTTGTACAGTGATAACATCATAATACAGTGTACCAGATAGGGATTTGTTGATCAGCAAAATGCACAGGTGGAAAAATAGTAATAGCATGTTGGTTTACATCTTTTTGACTAAACATCAACAAGGACAACTTTCATTCAATACTTCATGATGATAAATTCATTCCATTATAACAgtaaatgtttacatttgtgCATTAAAAATAgcacaaaaagaaataaaatgtattATTTCAACATTATTGTGAGACTGAGCTTCATGCGGCATATGTAACATAGTGAAAAAAACTCTGTTGTATTGCCTCTACAAGATGATAATATGTACTTGAGGTTTTTCTTGCCATTGATAGTTTTGATGACAgataaaaaaaatagtgacaacatcactgttcgctcccatatagttatcaaaacaagccaacaattgtatgaaacatggacatacatatacagacagactgacatacacagactggcacagagtgatgacattgaccccaagtgtgccttggcccatggagtgtccgagagtgataaagatataacaaacagctgaatgtaatgataaaatagttaagtataggcctatacaggcactgagagtgaatatgttacagcaatttgattagtttcttttccttttctgcttctgtgataatctttaagaaaatcaatctgcaaggcagtttatgtattgacaaatatattatcttttacaagcaacagtaaactgttcttgatttttcatttacaatatttgacatagactgaaatacataacatgcaaccaatgtttacactttgcccatacaccagatgcatggagaaatttcaacataaaatcatcaactcagaaactctacagggaaaaagtaaacattgttgtcttccagaacagctggtgcatccacatctggaacaacttacaaacttaaccaattacacaaggatgatgacacaagaggtataaaattaccaaaaaaaatcttaaaaatacaaaatgaaagatatcccagtaaaagtttcgcaaagttgccccaaaaattcaaaattccggatttcaagttaatttcaatatatcatgttaacaaaaaccctaaggaccagtttactaaatatcaaagcaatcagactggtaaattttgagaaacaaatttttgaccaaaaatgagaaaaattggccccccaaaatacaaaattgcagatttcatcctaattttaaatatatctaattaacataaaccctaggaacctgtacactagatatcaaagctaccagatcagaagttttaggagaaaaaaattttgaccaaaaaaggcaaaaattgcccccaaataaaaaaaaattgccagtttcaacataccttcaatacattatattgagattaatcttagatacctgtataccaaatacatgtatcaaagctatcaaatcagcagtttttggattaaaaaaatttttatcaaaaattgggaaaattgccccaaaattacaaatatgacaatatcaatacaatttgtacaagcatgactgaggtcattctgaggaacatgaatattaagtttcatagcaatcagacgagcgatttcagagaacaagattttttgactaaaaacggaaaaaataccctaaaaatacaaacatgcaatttttgcacacataatttagaatacctaaagaaatctgcgtaccaagtttcaaccaaatctgaccaatgctatttttggcactgacatgttcatttgaacaaatacatctccacccctaggtacacctgtacaccaaatactaagacagtaggtgctacggtttaggagttttttatgtggacggactaacaaaCATACACAGCGTTCTCACCAGGCCGCGATTCCGCGACATTCTcgcgtatttttctgttttgtcgcggatttcttgggcgtgcgtgccaatagtggcgcgcctttgaaattataaactttcgtgATGCCAGCCGTACGGCGCGGCCGGCCGTATCATACAGCCAATACTTCtcaccatggacgtaaatgattgacgcgagtaattacacttcctggttgaaaccgaggcaatctggaggcaatacccgtcagagggcgtacttaagccacagtcacttgtgattcgatacatgatggccgatgtgtggatgcattatcattacgtataccacacagcggccgtcgtgtattAAACCACACGAGACTGTGGTAGTCTGACGCACTGGAC
This region of Ptychodera flava strain L36383 unplaced genomic scaffold, AS_Pfla_20210202 Scaffold_39__1_contigs__length_1403739_pilon, whole genome shotgun sequence genomic DNA includes:
- the LOC139127889 gene encoding tripartite motif-containing protein 2-like; translated protein: MTIGDQPIPGCPVIIPVIKGLVKTIGSKGSAEGQYNNPRSVAINKDRDIVTADRDNNRLQIITREGNFKKCLKFKQFKKPFTPCDIAISSDNTYYSLDNNNKQVVVSDENGHVIRCFGQNELKDPYGIGISPVDGNVYVTDRGGHCVRVYTQHGKYLRSFGSKAKGTGQFNGPWGVVISSTGMVFVADYYNKRIQVFNAHDQYLYSFDCQSGDGKMRYPIGIAIENDKYVYVTTDNPSSLLKFESSGKFVCRIDSNRDGLKDPSGLALTDDVPCRVLWQIGKTTASRCLYSDNIIIQCTR